From one Lolium rigidum isolate FL_2022 chromosome 4, APGP_CSIRO_Lrig_0.1, whole genome shotgun sequence genomic stretch:
- the LOC124706377 gene encoding pentatricopeptide repeat-containing protein At2g30100, chloroplastic-like, producing the protein MALSSRAAAFPHATLPTPRPRPPAAVSLRPPPPPRSVRLDHVTPADLGLGLGHGLLAAAIEHLERDPAAADDKAPLAGLSPRELQLVLVYFAQEGRDAYCALEVFDWLRRADRVDGETMELMAAIACAWIERLVGAGGDVADVSALLGEMDCVGLRPGFSLVEKAVALYWDRCERARAVEFVRDVLRRGAVGAGEDYDGERGGPVGYLAWKMMMDGDYRDAIKLVIEFKDSGLKPEVYSYLIGLTALVKEQKEFSKALRKLNLSVKDGSVAKLDIESMRSIEKYQSELLGDGVLLSNWAVQEGSSDVLGLVHERLLSLYTCAGCGLEAERQLWELKLVGREPDTQLYDVVLAICASQGEAAAVRRLLAGVESTSAGRRKKSMSWLLRGYLKGGFCLDASETLMRMLDMGLCPDYLDRAAVLTSLRRNIQESGNLELYMKLCKRLSETDLIGPCVIYLYVRKFKLWMMHML; encoded by the exons ATGGCGCtctcctcccgcgccgccgccttcccgcaCGCCACCCTCCCCACCCCGCGTccgcgcccgcccgccgccgtctccctccgcccgccgccgcccccgcgctcCGTGCGCCTCGACCACGTCACCCCCGCCgacctcggcctcggcctcggccatggcctcctcgccgccgccatcgagcaCCTCGAGCgcgaccccgccgccgccgacgacaagGCCCCGCTCGCCGGCCTCTCCCCGCGCGAGCTGCAGCTCGTGCTCGTCTACTTCGCGCAGGAGGGCCGCGACGCCTACTGCGCGCTCGAGGTCTTCGACTGGCTGCGCCGCGCCGACCGCGTCGACGGCGAGACCATGGAGCTCATGGCCGCCATCGCCTGCGCCTGGATCGAGCGCCtcgtcggcgccggcggcgacgtCGCCGACGTCTCCGCGCTCCTCGGCGAGATGgactgcgtcggcctccgccccGGGTTCAGCCTCGTCGAGAAGGCCGTCGCGCTCTACTGGGACCGCTGCGAGAGGGCGCGCGCGGTAGAGTTCGTCAGGGACGTGCTCAGGAGGGGCGCCGTAGGCGCGGGAGAGGACTACGACGGCGAGCGTGGAGGACCCGTCGGGTACCTCGCATGGAAGATGATG ATGGATGGGGACTACAGGGATGCTATTAAATTGGTCATTGAATTCAAAGATAGTGGACTGAAACCTGAAGTGTATAGTTATCTTATTGGGTTGACTGCCTTGGTTAAAGAGCAAAAGGAATTCTCAAAGGCCTTGCGTAAGTTGAATTTGTCTGTGAAGGATGGCTCAGTTGCCAAACTGGATATTGAGAGCATGCGCAGCATTGAAAAATATCAATCAGAACTATTAGGGGATGGCGTTCTTTTATCAAACTGGGCAGTTCAGGAAGGCAGCAGTGATGTTCTAGGACTTGTGCATGAGAGGCTCCTTTCATTGTACACTTGCGCTGGTTGCGGCTTAGAAGCCGAGCGCCAACTTTGGGAATTGAAGCTTGTTGGTAGGGAACCTGATACGCAACTCTATGATGTTGTTTTGGCCATATGTGCTTCTCAAGGGGAAGCTGCTGCTGTTCGACGACTGCTTGCAGGAGTCGAGTCAACCAGTGCAGGGAGAAGGAAGAAGTCAATGTCATGGCTCCTGCGAGGCTACCTCAAAGGTGGTTTCTGTCTGGATGCCTCAGAAACACTAATGCGGATGCTCGATATGGGGTTATGTCCTGATTACCTGGACAGAGCTGCTGTACTGACCTCACTGCGGAGAAACATACAAGAATCGGGCAACCTAGAATTGTATATGAAACTCTGCAAGCGCCTATCTGAGACAGATCTGATCGGACCGTGCGTCATATATCTATATGTGCGCAAATTCAAGCTGTGGATGATGCACATGCTGTGA
- the LOC124706378 gene encoding uncharacterized protein LOC124706378: MANIPYPGRLPSILLSRKPRFTDSRNDTTATAKSKHGYTMAVSFWMEHPPHLSLFSINCTKPPHVLSQDLDFSVLPHVVGADGPFVLLRATFYAAAGESEYFLYKAGRPPSLERIPSPGELDDLSGVREWGIVGRGGDGHYLLAALRDAPASESGDGYQLRIYSSETNSWSTRILHNPCPGVDRVIPDKMITLGQEGLLGWVDLSHGLLVCDLLLLLRHQDPVPAGAPVSCFIPLPAPLPGNRYKLKYPFALTQKMKKHPSVDEESRSASWFRDLAYVNGVLKFVEMETHPAPYPQNKEDSIIDEQDLIMSLKHKPDDEDSWLQLSSFRDAWRAVTWTRKLVWPPSSPNFWRQTCAAHVADLKKCVELLAFRELYSAFPILSPEDGDDIIYLRSLGEPSDGNGWVAALHIGNKEIKAVGKYYLPDDFYYDRCFDPEHPFRASTLSRHLDITPGIEVSACRKIPEASSSANHPSNTSICIGELSSCKPKSKIQRQSEFDEDIKRVRNRQKISQVHPVENYMAPQTCFNNYAGYSQQQSAPNPFAYSVHTGYGNCQEHWWPIGASSQQHAGYGNYQQQWWPIGASSQQPASGNTLSDRDLKPNLR, from the exons ATGGCCAACATCCCCTATCCAGGTCGTCTGCCCTCGATTCTCCTCTCCCGGAAACCACGATTCACCGACAGCCGGAACGATACCACGGCCACGGCCAAATCAAAACATGGCTATACCATGGCGGTCTCCTTCTGGATGGAACACCCACCGCACTTGTCCCTCTTCTCCATCAACTGTACCAAGCCTCCCCATGTTTTGTCGCAAGaccttgatttctcagttttgccaCACGTTGTCGGCGCGGATGGCCCTTTCGTCCTCCTCCGCGCCACCTtctacgccgccgccggcgaaagcgaatatttcctgtacaaggcCGGCCGTCCCCCGTCGCTCGAGCGGATTCCTTCTCCCGGCGAGTTGGATGATCTGAGCGGGGTCAGGGAGTGGGGCATCGTCGGCCGCGGGGGCGACGGCCACTATCTCCTGGCCGCTCTCCGTGACGCACCGGCGTCGGAGTCGGGCGACGGCTATCAGCTTCGAATCTATTCGTCCGAGACAAATTCTTGGAGCACTAGGATACTGCACAATCCATGTCCTGGAGTCGACAGGGTTATACCTGATAAGATGATCACGCTTGGACAAGAAGGCTTGCTAGGCTGGGTTGATTTGTCACACGGCCTGCTTGTCTGCgacttgcttcttcttcttcgacaccAAGATCCTGTTCCTGCTGGTGCCCCTGTAAGCTGCTTCATCCCGTTGCCTGCCCCGTTGCCTGGAAACAGGTACAAACTCAAATATCCCTTCGCCCTGACCCAAAAGATGAAAAAACACCCTTCAGTCGACGAAGAATCCCGCTCCGCAAGCTGGTTTCGGGATCTCGCATATGTCAATGGCGTGCTCAAGTTTGTTGAGATGGAGACTCATCCTGCTCCTTATCCTCAAAACAAGGAGGACAGTATTATCGACGAGCAAGACTTGATCATGTCGCTCAAGCACAAACCCGACGATGAGGATTCCTGGCTGCAGCTCTCCTCCTTTAGGGATGCCTGGAGGGCTGTGACATGGACTCGGAAACTAGTTTGGCCGCCATCGTCGCCTAACTTTTGGCGCCAGACATGTGCTGCTCATGTTGCTGATCTAAAGAAGTGTGTAGAGTTGTTGGCATTCAGGGAACTCTACTCAGCTTTCCCCATCCTCAGTCCGGAGGATGGTGATGATATTATTTATCTCAGATCTCTGGGGGAACCCAGTGATGGGAATGGATGGGTGGCTGCTCTTCACATAGGGAACAAGGAAATCAAAGCAGTTGGGAAGTATTATCTTCCGGATGATTTTTATTACGACCGCTGCTTTGACCCTGAACATCCTTTCCGTGCCTCTACATTGTCCCGCCATCTGGATATAACTCCAG GCATTGAAGTCTCGGCGTGTAGGAAGATCCCAGAGGCTAGCAGCTCAGCAAATCATCCAAGCAACACCTCA ATCTGTATCGGTGAGCTCAGTTCCTGCAAACCAAAGAGCAAAATCCAAAG GCAATCAGAATTTGATGAGGACATCAAGCGCGTACGAAATCGTCAAAAGATTTCCCAGGTCCATCCTGTTGAAAACTATATG GCACCCCAGACATGCTTCAACAACTACGCTGGGTATTCACAACAACAATCTGCCCCTAACCCATTTGCCTATAGCGTGCACACGGGCTATGGCAACTGCCAAGAGCACTGGTGGCCTATTGGCGCATCTTCGCAGCAACACGCAGGCTATGGCAACTACCAACAGCAGTGGTGGCCTATTGGTGCATCTTCGCAACAACCAGCGTCAGGCAACACCTTGAG TGACAGAGATTTGAAGCCTAACCTCAGATGA